A stretch of DNA from bacterium (Candidatus Blackallbacteria) CG13_big_fil_rev_8_21_14_2_50_49_14:
CAGAAATTTATTCCATGGAGCAATACCATGCCCTGTGCGAAGAAGCCCATCAAGATTCCGAAGCCTTCTGGGCCCGTCAGGCCCTTGAATATCTGGATTGGATCACCCCTTTTGAGCAGGTTTTAGATTGGCAGCCGCCCTTTGCGAAGTGGTTTTTGGGGGGGCAGCTCAACCTTTCTGCCAATTGTTTGGATCGTCATCTGAGCACGTTTCGTCGCAACAAGGCGGCTTTGATTTGGGAAGGGGAGCCTGGTGACAGCCGTACCCTGACTTATCAACAATTGCACCGCGAAGTCTGCCGCTTTGCCAATGTCTTAAAGAAATTAGGCATTCACAAAGGGGATCGGGTGGCCCTGTATATGCCCATGATTCCCGAACTCGCTATTGCCATGCTGGCCTGTGCCCGTATCGGGGCTGTGCACAGCATTGTCTTTGGGGGCTTCAGTGCAGAAGCGCTGCGTGACCGGATCGAGGATGCCCAGGCCAAAATGGTGGTGACTGCCGATGGGGGCTGGCGCAGAGGCCAGATTGTTCCCCTCAAGGATTGGGTCGATCAGGCGCTCGAGGGGGTCGGCTGTGTGGAGCAGGTGGTGGTGGTCAAACGTACCGGACAACAGGTGGGTTTTCATCCCGGACGTGACCATTGGTGGGACGATATAATGGACTGTGTCGATGCCCATTGCCCTGCTGAAGCACTCGACAGTGAACACCCGCTGTTTATTCTCTATACCTCAGGTACAACGGGCAAACCCAAAGGGGTGGTGCATTCCACCGCTGGTTATCTCTTGGGTGCCGCCTATTCCAGCAAGCTGGTCTTTGATCTCAAAGAAGACGATACCTATTGGTGTACGGCAGATATTGGCTGGATCACCGGGCACAGCTATGTGGTTTATGGCATGCTGGCCAATGGGGCGACCACCGTAATGTATGAGGGCGCCCCCAATACCCCCGATCCAGATCGTTTCTGGCAAATCATCGACAAATACCAGGTCAGTATATTTTATACGGCCCCCACTGCGATACGGGCCTTTATCAAATGGGGTGAGAAATGGCCCTTGCGCCATGACCTGTCTTCTTTGCGTCTTTTGGGAACGGTGGGTGAGCCGATCAATCCAGAGGCCTGGATGTGGTATCACTCAGTGATCGGCAAGAACCGCTGTCCGATTGTCGATACCTGGTGGCAGACTGAAACGGGGGCGATGATGATCGCGCCTTTGCCGGGGGCCACACCGCTGAAACCGGGGACAGCGACCTTGCCCCTGCCGGGTATCTTTCCTGAAGTGGTGGATCGTGAGGGCAATCCCGTAGGTGCCAACCAAGGGGGCTATCTTGTGATTACCAAGCCCTGGCCCTCCATGCTGCGCACGGTTTACGGCGATCCTGACCGCTATGTTCAGAACTATTGGTCACGCTATCCGGGTCTTTATTTTACCGGAGATGGGGCCCGTCAGGATGCCGATGGCTATTTCTGGATTATGGG
This window harbors:
- the acs gene encoding acetate--CoA ligase, which gives rise to MNDQNLTSVLKEERVFQPPVHFSDQAEIYSMEQYHALCEEAHQDSEAFWARQALEYLDWITPFEQVLDWQPPFAKWFLGGQLNLSANCLDRHLSTFRRNKAALIWEGEPGDSRTLTYQQLHREVCRFANVLKKLGIHKGDRVALYMPMIPELAIAMLACARIGAVHSIVFGGFSAEALRDRIEDAQAKMVVTADGGWRRGQIVPLKDWVDQALEGVGCVEQVVVVKRTGQQVGFHPGRDHWWDDIMDCVDAHCPAEALDSEHPLFILYTSGTTGKPKGVVHSTAGYLLGAAYSSKLVFDLKEDDTYWCTADIGWITGHSYVVYGMLANGATTVMYEGAPNTPDPDRFWQIIDKYQVSIFYTAPTAIRAFIKWGEKWPLRHDLSSLRLLGTVGEPINPEAWMWYHSVIGKNRCPIVDTWWQTETGAMMIAPLPGATPLKPGTATLPLPGIFPEVVDREGNPVGANQGGYLVITKPWPSMLRTVYGDPDRYVQNYWSRYPGLYFTGDGARQDADGYFWIMGRVDDVLNVSGHRLGTMEVESALVSHEAVAEAAVVGKPDEIRGEAVVAFVTLESSYTASDELKETLRQHVVKEIGAIARPEEIIFTDTLPKTRSGKIMRRLLRDIAAGRAASGDTSTLEDASILDKLRDG